Proteins from one Telopea speciosissima isolate NSW1024214 ecotype Mountain lineage chromosome 1, Tspe_v1, whole genome shotgun sequence genomic window:
- the LOC122646487 gene encoding ras-related protein Rab11D-like, with protein sequence MRTEGSSSAPWKNHLFKIILIGDSTVGKSQILSRYTKNKFSIDSNATKNAEFGSRGIVLEHEPVTVQICATGGQERYRALTISYFSGAHGAMLVYDITKRESFENISGWLRELRRTVDRKMVILLIGNKTDLENQRDVPTEHAQKYARRKKLIFFETSALEAINIDTAVLTIVNEMFKMVFKKHLPFAYSTSPHTYLPVMGIKLGNSKIRVNPQEEDGGFGNTACSKL encoded by the exons ATGAGGACAGAAGGAAGCAGCTCCGCACCCTGGAAGAATCACCTATTCAAGATAATATTGATTGGCGATTCTACGGTGGGTAAATCTCAGATTCTTTCTCGCTATACTAAGAATAAGTTCAGCATAGATTCCAATGCTACTAAGAACGCTGAATTTGGGAGTCGGGGTATTGTCCTCGAGCATGAGCCTGTTACAGTTCAGATCTGTGCCACTGGGGGACAAGAAAG GTACAGAGCTCTAACAATTTCATATTTTAGTGGTGCTCATGGAGCCATGTTGGTGTACGACATAACCAAACGCGAGAGCTTTGAAAACATATCCGGCTGGCTGAGAGAGCTGCGTAGGACTGTTGATAGGAAGATGGTGATCCTGTTGATTGGTAACAAGACAGACCTCGAGAACCAGAGAGATGTCCCCACCGAACATGCCCAAAAATACGCTAGGAGGAAAAAGTTAATCTTCTTTGAAACATCGGCTTTGGAAGCTATTAATATTGACACTGCTGTCTTGACCATTGTCAATGAGATGTTCAAAATGGTTTTTAAGAAGCACCTGCCT TTTGCTTACTCAACATCTCCTCATACTTACCTACCTGTTATGGGTATCAAGTTGGGGAATTCAAAGATCAGAGTAAATCCCCAGGAGGAGGATGGAGGGTTTGGCAACACCGCATGCTCGAAATTATAG